One part of the Archangium lipolyticum genome encodes these proteins:
- a CDS encoding efflux RND transporter permease subunit translates to MLRAIIRFSAENKYLVIAATVVALVGAWWTMRNTPLDALPDLSDTQVIVYGRWDRSPDIVEDQVTYPITTALLGAPKVKAVRGFSDFGFSYVYVIFEDGTDMYWARTRVLEYLSKITPQLPQDVKVELGPDATSVGWVFQYALVDKSGKHRLDELRSYQDWFLRYAIQSVPGVSEVATVGGQVRQYQVTVNPNTLASYGLSLDAVVRAVRQGNNDVGGRLVEVAGREYMVRGRGYVKNVEDIEQLVLKAQGGTPVTIKDVASVTLGPELRRGVADLDGEGDVVGGIVVMRQGENALNVIERVKAKLEELKPSLPEGVEIVTTYDRSDLIERAINTVTYKLVEEILIVSLIILIFLWHVPSAIVPIVTIPVSVALAFIPMYALGLNANLMSLAGIAISIGVLVDGAIVEVENAYNKIHHWMKDGKKGDFHQVRLEALMEVGPGVFFSLLVIAVAFMPIFTLVDQEGRLFRPLAYSKNLAMAIAALLAITLDPAMRMLFARVEPFHFRPKFLAWAATQAFVGKYYSEERHPISRLMHRIYEGPCRFVLRHAKATLAVSAVLVATTIPLYLQLGSEFMPPLNEGTILYMPSAVEPGMSVTEAQRVLQVQDKLLMQFPEVERVFGKAGRANTSTDPAPFTMMETTVLLRPESQWREVPRWYSGWAPEWLKGMLRPFWRDRITQAELESKMNAALQLPGISNAWTMPIKGRLDMLSTGIRTPVGIKIMGADLATVERIARETEAAVARVEGTRSAFAERVAGGYFLDFVLKRGELARYGLSVDDANMMVMTAVGGDNQSTTVEGRERYGINVRYARDYREDLQALKRVLLPLPDGKGQIPMEAIADVVLAHGPSMIRNENGMLTGYVYVDFDTSKYDVGGFVDRAKEAVAASVKVPAGYSMTWSGQYENMLRVRERLQLVIPLTLVLIFGLLYMNTKSAFKAGLVMLAVPFSAIGAVWLLWALDYNISIAVWVGMIALMGLDAETGAFMLLFLDLSHDEAKKRGMLRTEGDLEEAIIHGAVKRVRPKAMTVLAAMLGLLPIMWSTGTGADVMKRIAAPMVGGLATSFLLELLVYPAVYFLWKRREVVPGPALPAPSTP, encoded by the coding sequence ATGCTTCGAGCCATCATCCGCTTCTCGGCGGAGAACAAGTACCTCGTCATCGCGGCCACGGTGGTGGCGCTGGTCGGCGCCTGGTGGACCATGCGGAACACCCCGCTGGACGCGCTGCCGGACCTGTCCGACACCCAGGTCATCGTCTACGGGCGGTGGGACCGCAGCCCGGACATCGTCGAGGACCAGGTCACCTATCCCATCACCACCGCGCTGCTGGGCGCCCCGAAGGTCAAGGCGGTCCGGGGCTTCAGCGACTTCGGCTTCAGCTACGTGTACGTCATCTTCGAGGACGGCACGGACATGTACTGGGCGCGCACGCGGGTGCTCGAGTACCTGTCGAAGATAACGCCCCAGCTACCGCAGGACGTGAAGGTGGAGCTGGGTCCGGACGCCACCAGCGTGGGGTGGGTGTTCCAGTACGCGCTGGTGGACAAGAGCGGCAAGCACCGGCTGGACGAGCTGCGCTCCTACCAGGACTGGTTCCTGCGCTATGCCATCCAGAGCGTGCCGGGCGTCTCCGAGGTGGCGACCGTGGGCGGGCAGGTACGCCAGTACCAGGTGACGGTGAACCCCAACACGCTGGCCAGCTACGGGCTGTCGTTGGACGCGGTGGTTCGCGCGGTCCGTCAGGGCAACAACGACGTGGGGGGCCGGCTGGTGGAGGTGGCCGGGCGCGAGTACATGGTCCGGGGCCGTGGCTACGTGAAGAACGTGGAGGACATCGAGCAGCTCGTCCTCAAGGCCCAGGGTGGCACGCCCGTCACCATCAAGGACGTGGCCAGCGTGACGCTGGGGCCCGAGCTGCGCCGTGGCGTGGCGGACCTGGATGGAGAGGGAGACGTGGTGGGGGGCATCGTGGTGATGCGCCAGGGGGAGAACGCCCTCAACGTCATCGAGCGCGTGAAGGCGAAGCTCGAGGAGCTGAAACCCTCGCTGCCCGAGGGCGTGGAGATCGTCACCACCTACGACCGCTCGGACCTCATCGAGCGCGCCATCAACACGGTGACGTACAAGCTGGTGGAGGAGATCCTCATCGTCTCCCTCATCATCCTCATCTTCCTGTGGCACGTGCCGTCGGCCATCGTGCCCATCGTCACCATTCCGGTGTCGGTGGCGCTGGCCTTCATCCCCATGTACGCGCTGGGGCTGAACGCCAACCTCATGTCGCTGGCGGGCATCGCCATCTCCATCGGCGTGCTGGTGGACGGCGCCATCGTCGAGGTGGAGAACGCGTACAACAAGATCCACCACTGGATGAAGGACGGGAAGAAGGGCGACTTCCACCAGGTGCGGCTGGAAGCGCTGATGGAGGTGGGGCCGGGCGTCTTCTTCAGCCTGCTCGTCATCGCCGTGGCCTTCATGCCCATCTTCACGCTGGTGGACCAGGAGGGCCGCCTCTTCCGGCCGCTGGCGTACTCGAAGAACCTCGCCATGGCGATCGCCGCGCTGCTGGCGATCACCCTCGACCCGGCCATGCGGATGCTCTTCGCCCGGGTGGAGCCCTTCCACTTCCGTCCGAAGTTCCTGGCGTGGGCGGCGACACAGGCCTTCGTGGGCAAGTACTACTCGGAGGAGCGGCACCCCATCAGCCGGCTGATGCACCGGATCTACGAGGGCCCCTGCCGCTTCGTGCTGCGCCACGCCAAGGCCACGCTGGCGGTGAGCGCGGTGCTGGTGGCCACCACCATCCCGCTGTACCTGCAGCTGGGCAGCGAGTTCATGCCTCCGCTCAACGAGGGCACCATCCTCTACATGCCCTCGGCGGTGGAGCCCGGCATGTCCGTCACGGAGGCGCAGCGCGTGCTGCAGGTGCAGGACAAGCTGCTCATGCAGTTCCCCGAGGTGGAGCGTGTCTTCGGCAAGGCGGGCCGCGCCAACACCTCCACGGACCCCGCCCCGTTCACCATGATGGAGACGACGGTGCTGCTGCGCCCCGAGTCCCAATGGCGCGAGGTACCGCGCTGGTACAGCGGATGGGCGCCCGAGTGGCTGAAGGGGATGCTGCGCCCCTTCTGGAGGGACCGCATCACCCAGGCCGAGCTGGAGTCGAAGATGAACGCGGCGCTCCAACTGCCGGGCATCTCCAACGCCTGGACCATGCCCATCAAGGGCCGGCTGGACATGCTGTCCACGGGCATCCGCACGCCGGTGGGCATCAAGATCATGGGAGCGGACCTGGCGACGGTGGAGCGGATCGCTCGCGAGACGGAGGCCGCGGTGGCGCGAGTGGAGGGCACCCGGAGCGCGTTCGCCGAGCGCGTGGCGGGTGGCTACTTCCTGGACTTCGTCCTCAAGCGCGGCGAGCTGGCCCGCTACGGCCTGAGCGTGGACGACGCGAACATGATGGTGATGACGGCGGTGGGAGGCGACAACCAGTCCACCACCGTGGAAGGCCGCGAGCGTTACGGCATCAATGTCCGCTACGCACGGGACTACCGGGAGGACCTCCAGGCGCTGAAGCGGGTGTTGCTGCCCCTTCCCGACGGTAAGGGCCAGATTCCCATGGAGGCCATCGCGGACGTGGTGCTCGCGCACGGCCCCTCGATGATTCGCAATGAGAACGGGATGCTCACCGGGTACGTCTACGTGGATTTCGACACGTCGAAGTACGACGTGGGTGGCTTCGTGGATCGCGCCAAGGAGGCGGTGGCCGCGAGCGTGAAGGTGCCTGCCGGCTACTCCATGACGTGGAGCGGACAGTACGAGAACATGCTGCGCGTCCGGGAGCGGCTCCAGCTCGTCATCCCGCTCACGCTCGTCCTCATCTTCGGGCTGCTGTACATGAACACGAAATCCGCCTTCAAGGCGGGCCTGGTGATGCTGGCGGTGCCCTTCTCGGCCATCGGCGCGGTGTGGCTGCTCTGGGCGCTCGACTACAACATCTCCATCGCGGTGTGGGTGGGGATGATCGCGCTGATGGGCCTGGACGCGGAGACCGGGGCCTTCATGCTGCTCTTCCTGGACCTCTCCCACGACGAGGCGAAGAAGCGCGGGATGCTGCGCACCGAGGGCGACCTGGAGGAGGCCATCATCCACGGTGCGGTGAAGCGCGTACGGCCCAAGGCGATGACGGTCCTGGCGGCGATGCTGGGCCTGCTCCCCATCATGTGGTCCACGGGAACGGGCGCGGACGTGATGAAGCGCATCGCTGCGCCCATGGTGGGCGGCCTGGCCACCAGCTTCCTGTTGGAACTGCTCGTCTACCCGGCGGTCTATTTCCTGTGGAAGCGCCGCGAGGTGGTGCCGGGTCCCGCGCTCCCGGCCCCGAGCACCCCGTAA
- a CDS encoding OsmC family protein has translation MSTHSQTEQSGAFRQVIHVGPHTFHADVSPPLGGQDSAPGPHEYFDAALASCKTLTAHWYAKKHGMALERVEVHVERDDSRERQGTYSLRVKLAFHGALSQEEKQKLHAAVAQCPIHKLMTTTTVEIVTEPLEAV, from the coding sequence ATGTCCACCCATTCGCAGACCGAGCAGAGCGGCGCGTTCCGCCAGGTCATCCACGTCGGCCCCCACACCTTCCACGCCGACGTCTCCCCTCCTCTGGGCGGCCAGGACTCCGCTCCGGGGCCCCACGAATACTTCGATGCCGCGCTGGCGTCTTGCAAGACGCTCACGGCCCACTGGTACGCGAAGAAGCACGGCATGGCCCTGGAGCGCGTCGAGGTCCACGTCGAACGCGACGACTCGCGCGAGCGGCAGGGCACCTACTCGCTCCGGGTGAAGCTCGCGTTCCACGGCGCGCTCTCCCAGGAAGAGAAGCAGAAGCTCCACGCCGCCGTCGCTCAGTGCCCCATCCACAAGTTGATGACCACGACGACCGTCGAGATCGTGACGGAGCCCCTCGAGGCGGTTTGA
- a CDS encoding pirin family protein, protein MSWDETNETRLPPGMETLIVTRTRDLGDGFEVRRALPSAQRRMVGPFIFLDQMGPTVFQAGHGLDVRPHPHIGLSTVTYLFDGEILHRDSLGMVQPIRPGEVNWMTAGRGIVHSERTAPETRAAGGPVFGLQAWVALPKKYEETAPAFVHHASATMPFLEGEGVRMHLIAGALYGKRSPVETLSDLFYADAALEAGAGLVIPADHEERALYLAQGTVEIDGIEFSAGQLLVFRPGSEIALQASESSRMMLLGGEPMDGPRYIFWNFVSSSKERLEEAKADWKAGRFARVPQETEFIPLPEEPAPVRYP, encoded by the coding sequence ATGAGCTGGGATGAAACGAACGAGACACGCCTTCCCCCTGGGATGGAGACCCTGATCGTCACCCGCACCCGGGACCTGGGTGATGGATTCGAGGTGCGGCGGGCGCTGCCCTCGGCCCAGCGCCGGATGGTGGGGCCCTTCATCTTCCTCGACCAGATGGGGCCCACGGTGTTCCAGGCGGGTCATGGGCTCGACGTGCGGCCGCACCCCCACATCGGCCTGTCCACGGTCACCTACCTCTTCGATGGCGAAATCCTCCACCGCGACAGCCTGGGCATGGTGCAGCCCATCCGGCCCGGCGAGGTGAACTGGATGACCGCGGGGCGCGGCATCGTCCACTCCGAGCGCACGGCACCCGAGACGCGGGCCGCGGGCGGGCCCGTCTTCGGTCTGCAGGCCTGGGTGGCGCTGCCGAAGAAGTACGAGGAGACCGCGCCGGCCTTCGTCCACCATGCCTCCGCGACGATGCCCTTCCTGGAGGGCGAGGGCGTGCGGATGCACCTCATCGCGGGAGCGCTCTACGGGAAGCGCTCGCCGGTCGAGACGCTCTCGGACCTGTTCTACGCGGACGCGGCGCTGGAGGCGGGAGCGGGCCTGGTGATTCCGGCCGACCACGAGGAGCGCGCGCTCTACCTCGCCCAGGGCACGGTGGAGATCGACGGAATCGAGTTCAGCGCGGGCCAGCTCCTCGTGTTCCGTCCTGGGAGCGAGATCGCCCTCCAGGCCTCGGAGTCATCGCGGATGATGCTCCTCGGCGGCGAGCCGATGGATGGACCGCGCTACATCTTCTGGAACTTCGTCTCGAGCTCGAAGGAGCGGCTGGAGGAGGCGAAGGCGGACTGGAAGGCCGGGCGCTTCGCCCGGGTCCCGCAGGAGACGGAGTTCATCCCGCTGCCCGAGGAGCCGGCCCCCGTACGCTACCCGTAG
- a CDS encoding HU family DNA-binding protein → MATKTKTATAKKAAASDRGPTKSELLVSIAEQTGLSKKQVSSVFEALSGQIQKSLGNRGSGKFVVPGLMKMKVVKKPATKARKGINPFTGQETMFKAKPARKVVKIQPLKALKDML, encoded by the coding sequence ATGGCCACGAAGACCAAGACCGCCACCGCGAAGAAGGCCGCCGCCTCCGACAGGGGCCCGACCAAGTCCGAGCTGCTGGTGTCCATCGCCGAGCAGACCGGGCTGAGCAAGAAGCAGGTCAGCTCCGTGTTCGAAGCGCTCAGCGGGCAGATCCAGAAGAGCCTGGGCAACCGCGGCTCCGGCAAGTTCGTGGTTCCCGGCCTGATGAAGATGAAGGTGGTGAAGAAGCCGGCCACCAAGGCGCGCAAGGGCATCAACCCCTTCACCGGCCAGGAGACCATGTTCAAGGCCAAGCCGGCCCGCAAGGTCGTGAAGATCCAGCCGCTCAAGGCCCTCAAGGACATGCTCTAG
- a CDS encoding phytanoyl-CoA dioxygenase family protein codes for MARTSEEDLESTPRQAAPQPKYDTAAIMGGIYGDGIIALKGAFERGWVQKVGEDIDLLFQEAVKRPGGALGRGPNRYYVEIHPERLRGFVDLVTHPWVVAVCESVLGPDYKIVELGFDIPFAGAQNQPWHRDFPSPEETLKGRRLNSLAFNLTTVDVTENMGPFEIAPGTQWDFSPEFEHGMFPPRSFYPRYLERAQRRMPKMGDISARSALTIHRGTANHSDKPRPTLVLGVDAPDARNAERHDLQVSRRYFESLPEQVRQHLIFRVVDELEPIVQAHTIEGLVKADV; via the coding sequence ATGGCGAGGACTTCGGAGGAGGACCTCGAGAGTACCCCCAGGCAGGCGGCTCCCCAGCCGAAGTACGACACCGCGGCCATCATGGGCGGCATCTATGGGGACGGCATCATCGCCCTGAAGGGCGCCTTCGAGCGCGGTTGGGTACAGAAGGTGGGAGAGGACATCGATCTCCTGTTCCAGGAGGCCGTCAAGAGGCCGGGCGGTGCGCTCGGGCGAGGCCCCAATCGCTACTACGTGGAGATCCACCCGGAGCGGCTCCGTGGCTTCGTCGACCTCGTTACGCACCCGTGGGTGGTGGCGGTGTGCGAGTCGGTGCTCGGCCCCGACTACAAGATTGTCGAGCTTGGCTTCGACATTCCATTCGCTGGAGCCCAGAACCAGCCCTGGCACCGTGACTTCCCCTCCCCGGAGGAGACGCTGAAGGGCCGGCGCCTGAACTCGCTGGCGTTCAACCTCACCACCGTCGACGTCACCGAGAACATGGGCCCCTTCGAGATCGCGCCCGGCACGCAGTGGGACTTCTCCCCCGAGTTCGAGCACGGGATGTTCCCGCCCCGGTCGTTCTATCCCCGGTATCTCGAGCGCGCCCAGCGCCGGATGCCGAAGATGGGCGACATCTCGGCGCGCTCCGCCCTGACGATCCACCGGGGCACGGCCAACCACTCGGACAAGCCCCGGCCGACCCTCGTGCTGGGCGTGGACGCGCCGGATGCCCGCAACGCGGAGCGGCACGACCTGCAGGTCAGCCGCCGGTACTTCGAGTCGTTGCCGGAGCAGGTGCGCCAGCACCTGATCTTCCGTGTGGTCGATGAGCTGGAGCCGATCGTCCAGGCTCACACCATCGAAGGACTGGTGAAGGCGGACGTCTGA
- a CDS encoding class I SAM-dependent methyltransferase, whose amino-acid sequence MSDRKERIEAFYRFLWPFLAAEKSEYAYLDESPGGRPVSESLGEIPARRGMGAGSRLVDVGCGKGKQLVELGKRLGCDIIGVDPLEQNLELAAERVRKESLRQRVILRKGSIEKIPLEDASVDFVWCLDMFNHVEDIEGALEECARVLEPGGSMMNCSAVGTDLLEPREARRVTNRLGINLDTLSLERMAAAYQAAGLRIVEYGTTTDEGSPFLEVFDDDMARHALRFGKMLRSRSRMTARLGQEAFDILSAYDEWNIFLLLGKITYGVWVLERVRDGTRRWGAWDSTASQSG is encoded by the coding sequence ATGAGTGACCGCAAAGAACGAATCGAGGCGTTCTACCGTTTCCTCTGGCCATTCCTCGCGGCCGAGAAGTCGGAGTACGCATACCTGGATGAGTCACCGGGCGGGCGCCCGGTGTCGGAATCCCTGGGTGAGATTCCGGCACGGCGGGGCATGGGTGCTGGCTCACGGCTCGTTGACGTCGGCTGCGGCAAGGGGAAGCAGCTGGTCGAGCTGGGAAAGCGCCTGGGCTGCGACATCATCGGGGTGGACCCGCTCGAGCAGAACCTGGAGCTCGCCGCGGAGCGGGTCCGGAAGGAGTCGCTGCGGCAGCGGGTGATCCTCCGGAAGGGATCCATCGAGAAGATTCCCCTCGAAGACGCCTCGGTGGACTTCGTCTGGTGCCTCGACATGTTCAACCATGTCGAGGACATCGAAGGAGCGCTCGAGGAGTGCGCCCGCGTCCTCGAGCCGGGCGGTTCGATGATGAACTGCAGCGCCGTGGGGACGGACCTGCTCGAGCCCCGTGAGGCGCGGCGGGTCACGAACCGCCTCGGTATCAACCTGGACACGCTCTCGCTGGAGCGGATGGCCGCCGCCTACCAGGCCGCCGGGCTGCGCATCGTCGAGTATGGCACGACGACGGACGAGGGCTCGCCGTTCCTGGAGGTGTTCGATGACGACATGGCGCGCCACGCGCTCCGGTTCGGCAAGATGCTCCGGTCGCGCTCGCGAATGACCGCGCGGCTGGGGCAGGAAGCTTTCGACATCCTCTCCGCCTATGACGAGTGGAACATCTTCCTACTGCTCGGGAAGATCACCTACGGCGTCTGGGTCCTGGAGCGCGTCCGGGATGGAACCAGGCGCTGGGGAGCCTGGGATTCCACGGCCAGCCAGAGTGGCTGA
- a CDS encoding formate--tetrahydrofolate ligase, whose amino-acid sequence MKLRPITEVGAELGLSSDHVLPWGTHRAKVSLDALAKQGGKQGRLVLVSAITPTPPGEGKTTMSVALAMGLRKRGRRAVAALREPSLGPVFGVKGGGTGGGQASLEPAADINLHFTGDLHAITTANNLLAALVDNAVYYGQPVAIDSTRVRWRRAMDMNDRFLRNVIVGLGGKAHGVPREAAFDITAASEVMAVLALAEGLKDLEARLGRVVVGHSPDGEPVRARDVDAAAAMVALLKDALMPNLVQTREGGPALVHAGPFGNIAHGCSSVLGTRMGLAYADEVVTEAGFGFDLGAEKFLDIKCRSAGLWPRGVVLVVTLRALKHHGGAAAERVAEPDREALVRGFEHLEKHLESVAAFGLPAVLCVNRFPQDTEAELDELRAFGKARGVELAVCEGFSRGGDGSLELADRVLEMLDRTDAAPPRPRFLYELSQSPEEKVRAIARTVYGADDVVFTAGALKDLRTVRELGGAELPVCMAKTHLSLSDDPAKLGRPRGFTLTVREVRLSAGAGFMVALTGDILTMPGLPREPAARRVTVHDDGSVTGLMQGE is encoded by the coding sequence ATGAAGCTGAGACCCATCACCGAAGTGGGCGCCGAGCTGGGCCTGTCCTCCGACCACGTGCTCCCCTGGGGTACCCACCGCGCCAAGGTGTCGCTGGACGCGCTCGCGAAGCAGGGCGGGAAGCAGGGCCGGCTCGTGCTCGTGTCCGCCATCACTCCCACGCCTCCGGGCGAGGGGAAGACGACCATGTCGGTGGCGCTGGCCATGGGGCTGCGCAAGCGCGGGCGCCGCGCGGTGGCCGCCCTGCGCGAGCCGTCGCTCGGTCCCGTCTTCGGCGTGAAGGGCGGTGGCACCGGCGGCGGGCAGGCCAGCCTGGAGCCCGCGGCCGACATCAACCTGCACTTCACCGGGGACCTGCACGCGATTACCACCGCGAACAACCTGCTCGCGGCGCTGGTGGACAACGCCGTGTACTACGGCCAGCCGGTGGCCATCGACTCCACGCGCGTGCGCTGGCGGCGCGCCATGGACATGAACGACCGGTTCCTGCGCAACGTCATCGTCGGCCTCGGAGGCAAGGCGCACGGCGTGCCACGCGAGGCCGCGTTCGACATCACCGCCGCCAGCGAGGTGATGGCCGTCCTCGCCCTGGCCGAGGGCCTGAAGGATCTGGAGGCGCGGCTGGGCCGCGTCGTCGTGGGCCATTCCCCGGACGGCGAGCCGGTGCGCGCGCGGGACGTGGACGCGGCGGCGGCCATGGTGGCGCTGCTCAAGGACGCGCTGATGCCCAACCTCGTGCAGACGCGCGAGGGCGGCCCGGCGCTGGTGCACGCGGGGCCCTTCGGCAACATCGCGCACGGGTGCAGCTCCGTGCTGGGCACGCGGATGGGGCTGGCATACGCGGACGAGGTGGTGACGGAGGCCGGCTTCGGCTTCGACCTGGGCGCGGAGAAGTTTCTCGACATCAAGTGCCGGAGCGCGGGGCTGTGGCCCCGGGGTGTGGTGCTGGTGGTGACGCTGCGCGCGCTGAAGCACCACGGCGGCGCGGCGGCCGAGCGCGTGGCGGAGCCGGACCGTGAGGCGCTCGTGCGCGGCTTCGAGCACCTGGAGAAGCACCTGGAGTCGGTGGCCGCCTTCGGCCTGCCGGCCGTGCTGTGCGTCAACCGCTTCCCGCAGGACACGGAGGCGGAGCTGGACGAACTGCGCGCCTTCGGCAAGGCGCGTGGTGTGGAGCTGGCGGTGTGCGAGGGCTTCTCGCGCGGAGGAGACGGCTCGCTGGAGCTGGCGGACCGCGTGCTGGAGATGCTGGACCGCACGGACGCCGCGCCGCCGCGCCCGCGCTTCCTCTACGAGCTGTCGCAGTCTCCCGAGGAGAAGGTGCGCGCCATTGCCCGCACCGTGTATGGCGCGGACGACGTGGTCTTCACCGCGGGGGCGCTGAAGGACCTGCGGACGGTGCGCGAGCTGGGCGGCGCGGAGCTGCCGGTGTGCATGGCGAAGACGCACCTGTCGCTCTCCGACGACCCGGCGAAGCTGGGACGGCCGCGCGGCTTCACGCTCACCGTGCGCGAGGTGCGCCTGTCCGCGGGCGCGGGCTTCATGGTGGCGCTCACCGGCGACATCCTCACCATGCCCGGCCTGCCTCGCGAGCCGGCCGCACGCCGCGTCACCGTCCACGATGACGGCAGCGTCACCGGACTGATGCAGGGCGAATGA
- a CDS encoding DUF4440 domain-containing protein, producing the protein MKPQLAGAVVLVSLVTTACAGPGAAGRTPTSSEVASDSTEKALSATEARETLRAADATMAETMSRKGSAEGIASAATGDALLLLDEHYTLRGAEAIRARLTAEPLERDGAIGAEALVWDVSADGRMGYTVGQVLLDSTGGTAGASGASPALKPGKRYQRYLAVWTRTPDGPWRLAAAVYGRARGPLSVPPSFSVTSVSAAPAMPASPSDVLAEAFAADSAFSEQSTREGMGKAFIDWAAPNAIIPGGPSGFFGREAIVRNYAPLTRDKVELRWEPRLGGGASSGDMAYTVGRAVSVSPGPDGNPDTRYVKYLSVWRRQPDGQWRYVADSGNGNPGPDGP; encoded by the coding sequence ATGAAGCCACAGCTCGCGGGAGCCGTCGTCCTCGTGTCACTGGTCACCACGGCTTGCGCCGGTCCGGGCGCCGCCGGCCGGACACCCACTTCTTCGGAGGTGGCCTCCGACTCCACGGAGAAGGCGCTGTCAGCCACCGAGGCGCGTGAGACGCTCCGCGCCGCCGATGCCACGATGGCCGAGACCATGTCTCGCAAGGGGTCCGCGGAGGGCATCGCCTCGGCCGCCACCGGGGATGCCTTGCTGTTGCTGGATGAGCACTACACGCTGCGCGGCGCCGAGGCCATCCGCGCGCGGCTCACCGCCGAGCCGCTGGAGCGAGATGGGGCCATCGGCGCCGAGGCCCTGGTCTGGGACGTGAGCGCCGACGGGCGGATGGGGTACACGGTGGGGCAGGTGCTGCTCGATTCCACCGGCGGCACGGCGGGGGCCTCGGGTGCATCTCCCGCGCTGAAGCCCGGCAAGAGATACCAGCGCTACCTCGCGGTGTGGACGCGCACGCCCGACGGGCCGTGGCGGCTCGCGGCCGCCGTGTACGGCCGTGCTCGCGGTCCGCTGTCCGTGCCGCCCTCGTTCTCGGTGACCTCCGTCAGTGCGGCACCGGCCATGCCAGCGTCCCCCTCCGACGTGCTCGCCGAAGCCTTCGCCGCCGATTCCGCCTTCTCCGAGCAGTCCACGCGCGAGGGCATGGGCAAGGCCTTCATCGACTGGGCCGCGCCCAATGCCATCATCCCCGGCGGCCCCAGCGGCTTCTTCGGCCGCGAGGCCATCGTGCGGAACTACGCGCCCCTCACCCGCGACAAGGTGGAGCTGCGCTGGGAACCCAGGCTCGGCGGCGGCGCCAGCTCGGGCGACATGGCCTATACCGTGGGCCGTGCCGTCTCCGTCTCGCCCGGTCCGGATGGCAATCCCGACACCCGGTACGTGAAGTACCTCTCCGTCTGGCGCCGACAGCCGGATGGACAGTGGCGCTACGTCGCTGATAGCGGAAACGGGAACCCGGGCCCGGATGGACCCTGA
- a CDS encoding carboxypeptidase-like regulatory domain-containing protein — translation MVDDSGEGVAHVSLTLTDTTRLSGHVDKNGCGTYHPQESVWTGPDGRFRAELPFTPNEVSVSQAPDDFDPPRNRLPVMPGEEMTVTLRRIAWLVYEGQVVDAQGVPLAQVRIEPGESTDDSGHFKFKLRPEVPPEQFRFRKMGFKPVFVPAGETAKVVLRERRTLVKVKLLDEKTKQPAGGLYRVAAYRGGERLSFCTAGDVEVTHEPAVGECTLDAEPGPVELRVEGKPVRRLEVAVAPQEVSLEVAPPPPPPGNPY, via the coding sequence GTGGTGGACGACTCGGGCGAGGGCGTGGCGCACGTCTCGTTGACATTGACCGACACCACCCGGCTCAGCGGCCACGTCGACAAGAACGGCTGCGGCACCTACCACCCGCAGGAGTCCGTCTGGACCGGGCCCGATGGCCGGTTCCGCGCGGAACTGCCCTTCACGCCGAACGAAGTATCGGTGTCGCAGGCGCCCGACGACTTCGACCCGCCGCGCAACCGGCTACCGGTGATGCCGGGTGAAGAGATGACAGTGACGCTGCGGCGCATCGCCTGGCTTGTCTACGAGGGGCAGGTGGTGGATGCGCAGGGAGTGCCGCTGGCCCAGGTACGCATCGAGCCGGGCGAGAGCACTGACGACAGTGGCCATTTCAAGTTCAAGCTGCGTCCCGAGGTGCCGCCGGAGCAGTTCCGCTTCCGCAAGATGGGCTTCAAGCCGGTCTTCGTGCCCGCCGGTGAGACGGCGAAGGTGGTGCTGCGCGAGCGGCGGACGCTGGTGAAGGTGAAGCTCCTCGACGAGAAGACGAAGCAGCCGGCCGGGGGCCTGTACCGTGTCGCGGCGTACCGTGGTGGTGAGCGGCTCAGCTTCTGCACCGCGGGAGACGTGGAGGTGACCCACGAGCCGGCCGTGGGGGAGTGCACCCTCGATGCGGAGCCGGGCCCGGTCGAGCTGCGCGTCGAGGGCAAGCCGGTGCGCAGGCTCGAGGTGGCCGTCGCGCCGCAAGAGGTGTCCCTCGAGGTGGCGCCACCGCCACCGCCGCCGGGCAACCCCTACTGA